One part of the Treponema sp. OMZ 787 genome encodes these proteins:
- a CDS encoding ComEC/Rec2 family competence protein, translating to MVNEKKLKFPYRFFVLKPIVVSACAAVLSFYFFCAVENYFNKFLISLIFILSLIIGFIFRKKKRFFIFAGIVTGSLAVLHLFFIYAEPCSLGELNKVNSIQAELTGEAYPAGEKYYAANAKLISFSYKNGAKFSSSGNIKIFFPSEMVLQNNAYGVSAYKAFGTAASAHASFSVPRKIALTNFSKGVRFEASGHFGTKKSSISPLAFFADKSVPEFLGWKSSVLRFRAFLRFYLMRLLAEWGSAGGLLLALLSANRDFLSKTVSDAFRNAGLAHVLALSGMHVSLVSLTALQMGSIFGKKSLAIKFSLISIIFFVWFAGAAPSLNRALGMMILIILGRSLGLQPSMLPVLCTMLIFHIAVKPDDALSLGFMLSYGALAGILIFGSAVFDILNGKIPPKILGSFSASIGAQTFTAPIVITKIGSLAPIGIIASVVISPLISAFLIFGLAAIFISLLFPFTGFIFSYLLNGFYDVIYFFIKIFAIVKPFTAMTFFETLAFCLIPFTAGLVCMFYADKMLKIRESLLR from the coding sequence GTGGTAAATGAAAAAAAATTAAAATTCCCTTATAGGTTTTTTGTATTAAAACCGATTGTAGTATCTGCTTGTGCAGCCGTATTATCTTTTTATTTTTTTTGTGCGGTAGAAAATTATTTTAATAAGTTTTTAATAAGTTTAATTTTTATTTTAAGTCTTATAATCGGTTTTATATTTCGAAAAAAGAAGCGGTTTTTTATATTTGCAGGGATTGTTACAGGAAGCCTTGCGGTATTGCATCTCTTTTTTATTTATGCCGAACCCTGTTCTCTTGGAGAATTAAATAAGGTTAACAGTATTCAAGCAGAGCTTACAGGAGAAGCCTATCCTGCAGGCGAAAAATACTATGCTGCAAATGCTAAACTTATATCTTTTTCATATAAGAATGGTGCTAAATTTTCTTCAAGCGGAAATATAAAGATATTTTTTCCCTCGGAGATGGTCCTACAAAATAATGCTTACGGAGTTTCGGCCTATAAGGCCTTCGGTACGGCAGCCTCTGCTCATGCTTCTTTTTCTGTTCCAAGAAAAATTGCTCTTACCAATTTTTCCAAGGGGGTAAGATTTGAAGCTTCCGGGCATTTCGGTACAAAGAAAAGCAGCATAAGCCCCTTAGCCTTTTTTGCAGATAAGTCCGTGCCGGAATTTTTAGGCTGGAAATCTTCAGTTTTAAGGTTCAGGGCTTTTTTGCGTTTTTATCTCATGCGCTTATTGGCCGAGTGGGGAAGTGCCGGGGGCTTACTTTTAGCCCTCCTTTCCGCAAACAGAGATTTTTTAAGCAAGACTGTTTCAGATGCCTTTAGAAATGCCGGCCTTGCCCATGTATTGGCCCTTTCAGGAATGCATGTTTCGTTGGTCAGCTTAACAGCCTTGCAGATGGGATCAATATTCGGAAAAAAAAGCCTCGCAATAAAATTCTCATTAATTTCCATTATCTTCTTTGTTTGGTTTGCAGGGGCCGCTCCATCTCTTAATCGGGCTCTGGGAATGATGATCTTAATTATTCTCGGAAGATCTTTAGGCCTTCAGCCTTCGATGCTTCCGGTTTTATGTACAATGCTGATTTTTCATATTGCCGTAAAACCTGATGATGCTTTGAGTCTAGGCTTTATGCTTTCATATGGAGCCTTGGCCGGTATTCTTATCTTTGGAAGTGCCGTATTCGATATCTTAAACGGGAAAATACCTCCCAAAATCTTGGGAAGTTTTTCTGCTTCGATAGGGGCACAGACATTTACGGCACCTATTGTGATAACTAAGATAGGATCTTTGGCTCCTATAGGTATAATCGCCTCTGTGGTTATAAGTCCCCTTATATCGGCCTTTTTAATTTTCGGGCTTGCAGCAATTTTTATTTCGCTTTTATTCCCCTTTACCGGTTTTATTTTTTCTTATTTGCTGAATGGTTTTTATGATGTGATATATTTTTTTATTAAGATTTTTGCGATAGTCAAACCGTTTACAGCAATGACTTTTTTTGAGACCTTAGCATTTTGCCTTATCCCGTTTACGGCAGGATTGGTTTGTATGTTTTATGCCGATAAGATGTTAAAAATTAGGGAGAGCCTTTTAAGATGA
- a CDS encoding YigZ family protein — translation MKILMRYVSSELSVKNSRFLSEIFPINSAAEARELLKSQKEKYEDARHVVHAFIAGENGEILGCSDDGEPSGTAGRPALAVLKGSGITNIMLTITRWFGGTLLGTGGLVKAYSDSAKLVLKEAETEDLIKKLIFRFECSYSEWENLKRHLDEFSVEHLELAYEEKIRFKGQIPEEKKIPFEAFIENASKGGISLVFPADINADFCY, via the coding sequence ATGAAAATTTTAATGAGATATGTTTCGAGTGAGCTCAGCGTAAAAAATTCAAGATTTTTATCGGAAATTTTCCCTATAAATTCTGCGGCTGAGGCTAGGGAACTTTTAAAAAGCCAAAAAGAAAAATATGAGGATGCACGTCATGTGGTTCATGCCTTTATTGCAGGCGAAAACGGCGAGATCTTAGGCTGTTCCGATGACGGAGAACCTTCCGGTACCGCCGGCCGGCCGGCTCTTGCCGTGCTCAAGGGTTCAGGTATTACGAACATAATGCTTACTATTACACGCTGGTTCGGCGGTACTCTTTTAGGAACAGGCGGTTTGGTAAAGGCTTATTCCGATTCTGCAAAACTTGTTTTGAAGGAAGCCGAAACTGAAGATCTTATCAAAAAGCTTATTTTCCGATTTGAATGTTCCTATTCCGAATGGGAAAATTTAAAGCGTCATCTTGATGAGTTTTCAGTTGAACATTTAGAATTGGCTTATGAAGAAAAGATAAGATTTAAAGGTCAAATTCCTGAAGAAAAAAAAATACCCTTTGAAGCCTTTATTGAGAATGCTTCAAAGGGCGGTATAAGTTTAGTCTTCCCAGCCGATATTAATGCTGACTTTTGTTACTAA
- a CDS encoding FecR domain-containing protein, producing the protein MKKIFIIISLICLSLSLTAMNGEVIAVKGKAEIKKGGHWLPAKAGNKIEAGSMISTGFKSELTLKIDGSVITVRPMTRLTIEEITQKNEAVSSEVYLNVGSVKADIKPASTKKVEFKVKTPVATASVRGTSGEIGSDGLLIGTSGSWSYVNNNGIETRVNIGDSVIINDSGMVTPAQNIKANEVLPQTVKTLAEAEANSPTITSQTLAFEDVASVASLVTKVSINIGWED; encoded by the coding sequence ATGAAAAAGATTTTTATTATTATCAGCCTTATTTGTCTAAGCTTATCTCTTACGGCAATGAATGGTGAAGTAATTGCCGTTAAAGGAAAAGCAGAAATAAAAAAAGGCGGACATTGGCTTCCTGCAAAAGCAGGAAACAAAATCGAAGCTGGAAGTATGATTTCAACAGGATTTAAGTCAGAACTAACTTTAAAGATTGACGGTTCAGTTATTACGGTTAGGCCTATGACAAGACTTACTATTGAGGAAATCACACAAAAGAATGAAGCCGTCTCTTCCGAAGTTTACTTAAATGTAGGCTCAGTGAAAGCGGATATAAAACCGGCATCAACAAAGAAGGTTGAGTTTAAGGTAAAAACTCCTGTTGCAACGGCTTCCGTTCGAGGAACCTCAGGCGAAATCGGATCCGATGGTCTTTTAATAGGAACAAGCGGCTCTTGGTCCTATGTAAACAATAACGGAATTGAAACTAGGGTAAATATCGGGGACTCGGTTATCATTAACGATAGCGGTATGGTAACTCCGGCACAAAACATTAAGGCCAATGAGGTTTTACCTCAAACTGTAAAAACTCTTGCAGAGGCAGAAGCTAACTCTCCGACAATTACATCTCAGACTTTAGCATTTGAAGATGTGGCAAGTGTTGCTTCATTAGTAACAAAAGTCAGCATTAATATCGGCTGGGAAGACTAA
- a CDS encoding ATP-binding protein: MAAGKQLIKENSAYIDILPEWAQELSRKYCSKTANLYFVHGNIRDFLPHQMAEYGHKFLFVRIRDYISEVLFGNQDIIVYYDKSGGISFCTSDMERAYLETMHRNYPDVPPSAFLSRDPEEAFSYLERYFVLNFGKNLRIVLIADYAETIIPADEIGNLDETDRYCLVTLNRWSHEPSFTREDISIIMLTENLTDLNPRLTASPSTIKVRIPLPDAAVRVNFLEHLRRTEEILLAERGLSPERMGALTSGLNLLNLYQLVGESYQDDRPISLDYLAAKKREIIENEAGGLLEFIDTDYDLSLVSGHDFVKKRFKIAAKALKAARTDVLPMGYLISGPIGTGKTFIVSAFAGEIGIPMVRLRNFRSQWQGATESNLEKVLNILRAMSPVAVMIDEADVVLGNRTANDISGTSSRVFAQIANFMGNTAYRGKIIWFLITCRPDLIPVDLKRQGRAEEHLALFYPETDAERLDLFETLQKKLRIKLHEVNLNSVIRKIKFDVSGADIEAILVRAKMNATVEGRAMVIQKDLEETIVDFIPPSYPYEIELQNLVAAIECTSKEMVPKKYQSMQRSAMSAEIFEIKQLLGEK; encoded by the coding sequence ATGGCCGCAGGAAAACAACTGATTAAAGAAAATAGTGCCTACATAGATATTTTGCCTGAGTGGGCACAGGAGCTTTCCAGAAAATATTGTTCAAAAACTGCAAACCTTTACTTTGTGCATGGAAATATCAGGGATTTTTTGCCCCATCAAATGGCTGAATATGGGCATAAATTTTTATTTGTAAGAATAAGGGACTATATTTCCGAAGTTCTTTTCGGGAATCAAGACATAATAGTATATTACGACAAGTCCGGAGGTATTTCCTTTTGTACTTCGGATATGGAAAGAGCCTACCTTGAAACAATGCACAGAAACTATCCAGATGTACCTCCTTCAGCCTTTTTATCCCGTGATCCGGAAGAGGCTTTTTCGTATCTTGAAAGATATTTTGTGCTCAACTTCGGGAAAAATTTGAGGATTGTGCTCATCGCAGATTATGCTGAAACTATAATTCCGGCCGACGAGATAGGAAATTTGGACGAAACCGACAGGTATTGTCTTGTTACCCTAAACAGGTGGTCTCATGAGCCTTCTTTTACGCGGGAAGATATATCCATAATAATGCTTACCGAGAACCTCACAGACCTAAACCCTAGACTTACAGCATCTCCTTCTACCATAAAGGTTCGTATTCCTCTGCCGGATGCTGCCGTGAGGGTTAATTTTTTGGAGCATTTAAGGCGGACAGAGGAAATTCTTTTAGCCGAGAGGGGCTTAAGCCCTGAAAGAATGGGAGCTTTAACCTCGGGGCTGAACCTTTTGAACCTGTACCAGCTTGTAGGGGAGTCCTACCAAGATGATAGGCCTATAAGTTTGGATTATTTGGCCGCCAAAAAGAGGGAAATCATAGAAAATGAGGCCGGAGGCCTTTTGGAATTTATAGATACCGATTATGACCTCTCCCTTGTTTCGGGCCATGACTTTGTAAAAAAGCGTTTTAAAATTGCGGCAAAGGCCTTAAAGGCTGCAAGAACCGATGTTCTCCCAATGGGCTATCTTATTTCGGGGCCAATAGGTACCGGAAAAACCTTTATAGTTTCGGCCTTTGCAGGAGAGATAGGCATTCCCATGGTTAGGTTACGCAATTTCCGCTCACAATGGCAGGGGGCGACCGAATCGAATCTTGAAAAAGTGCTTAATATTTTGCGGGCTATGTCGCCCGTGGCTGTAATGATAGATGAGGCCGATGTTGTTCTCGGAAACCGGACTGCGAACGATATATCCGGTACTTCAAGCCGTGTCTTTGCCCAGATAGCGAATTTTATGGGAAATACTGCATACCGTGGAAAGATAATCTGGTTTTTGATTACCTGCCGCCCTGACTTAATTCCTGTCGACTTAAAAAGGCAGGGCAGAGCAGAGGAACATCTGGCCCTTTTTTACCCGGAGACCGATGCCGAAAGGCTCGATCTTTTTGAAACCCTCCAAAAAAAGCTCCGTATCAAGCTCCATGAGGTAAATTTAAATTCGGTAATAAGGAAGATTAAATTCGATGTATCCGGTGCAGATATTGAAGCCATACTTGTGCGTGCAAAGATGAATGCAACAGTAGAAGGCAGGGCGATGGTTATACAAAAAGACTTGGAGGAAACTATAGTCGATTTTATTCCGCCTTCCTATCCCTACGAAATAGAATTACAAAATTTGGTTGCCGCAATCGAATGTACAAGCAAGGAGATGGTTCCGAAAAAGTACCAATCGATGCAGCGTTCTGCCATGTCCGCCGAAATTTTCGAGATAAAGCAGCTTTTGGGAGAAAAATAA
- the nrdR gene encoding transcriptional regulator NrdR produces the protein MRCPHCGSSDDKVMESRTLAQGECIRRRRECLACGYRFTSYERIEEKPFMVIKKDGRREPFDRKKLEKGIERALEKRPVSLNTIENIVTEIEDQAIVNSGLSKEIETTVLGEIVLSHLYSIDKVAYIRFASVYKQFSNLDEFVSEVKKVRKIK, from the coding sequence ATGAGATGTCCGCATTGCGGAAGCAGCGACGATAAGGTTATGGAGTCAAGAACCCTGGCTCAAGGGGAATGTATCCGCAGGAGGCGGGAGTGTCTTGCCTGCGGTTACCGCTTTACAAGTTATGAGCGTATTGAAGAAAAGCCCTTTATGGTTATCAAAAAGGACGGCCGGAGGGAACCCTTTGACAGAAAAAAGCTTGAAAAGGGCATTGAAAGAGCTCTTGAAAAGCGTCCCGTTTCCCTAAACACTATAGAAAATATTGTTACCGAAATTGAAGATCAGGCAATTGTAAATTCGGGTCTTAGCAAAGAAATTGAGACTACAGTCTTGGGGGAGATAGTTCTATCTCATTTGTACTCCATAGACAAGGTAGCTTATATCCGTTTTGCCTCTGTTTATAAACAATTCAGTAATTTGGATGAATTTGTCAGCGAGGTAAAAAAGGTGCGAAAAATAAAGTAA
- a CDS encoding ribonucleoside triphosphate reductase: MEEKATNQTVFPEWKSFLGTMEKSKPEILRSVVKRSGDIEAYNRKKIEQAINKAIAAVDGSPNDKKAVFLTDKVEEKLKAIMASRYAHSIPAIEEIQDVVELVLIEQQEARLAKAYILYRAKREAVRDAESLMLNINSTMDGYLSQSDWRVKENANVNFSLGGLILHNSGTITANYWLKNIYTPAIAEAHITAAFHIHDLSMFSGYCAGWSLRQLIHEGLGGVPDKITSKPPKHLSTLIQQIVNFLGIMQNEWAGAQAFSSFDTYLAPFVKKDNMNETSVKQCLQSFVYGVNTPSRWGSQAPFTNITLDWVCPHDLANQRAVVGGKTQDFTYGDCQKEMDMINKLFIELMLEGDAAGRGFQYPIPTYNITSDFDWTSPNAKLLFEMTARYGTPYFQNFINSDLNPGDVRSMCCRLQLDKRELRKRGGGLFGSDEFTGSIGVVTINMPQIGYLSKTEKDYFDRLDYLMDIAKQSLEMKRKVIEKLLEGGLFPYTKRYLHHLNNHFSTIGICGMNESCLNFLGEDIVSARGKDFAEKVLTYMRNRLADFQEETGSLFNLEATPAESTSYRLARHDKNQFPDIITSGDAEPYYTNSSQLPVAYTTDVFEALDHQESLQRKYTGGTVFHIFLGESIKDWESCRDLVKAVANNYRIPYFSISPTFSICPIHGYLEGEHFECPYCKREKQAKLEAKLAELEKERAEVLKASSKI; the protein is encoded by the coding sequence ATGGAGGAAAAAGCTACAAACCAAACGGTGTTTCCTGAGTGGAAGTCCTTTTTAGGTACTATGGAAAAATCGAAGCCGGAAATTTTGCGTTCGGTGGTAAAGCGTTCAGGAGATATTGAGGCCTATAACCGCAAAAAGATAGAGCAAGCAATCAACAAGGCTATAGCCGCCGTCGACGGAAGTCCTAACGATAAAAAAGCTGTTTTTTTAACCGATAAGGTCGAAGAAAAGCTTAAAGCCATTATGGCTTCACGCTATGCTCATTCTATCCCTGCAATCGAAGAAATTCAGGATGTGGTAGAGCTTGTTTTAATAGAACAGCAGGAAGCCCGTCTTGCAAAGGCCTATATTCTTTACAGGGCAAAGAGGGAGGCTGTGCGGGATGCGGAAAGCCTCATGCTCAATATCAACAGCACCATGGACGGCTATTTAAGCCAATCCGACTGGCGCGTAAAAGAAAATGCCAATGTCAATTTTTCATTGGGCGGTCTTATTCTTCATAACTCAGGAACCATTACGGCAAACTATTGGCTTAAAAATATATATACGCCTGCCATTGCCGAAGCCCATATAACGGCAGCCTTTCATATCCATGACCTTTCAATGTTTTCAGGCTACTGTGCAGGCTGGTCTTTAAGACAGCTAATCCACGAGGGCTTGGGCGGTGTTCCGGATAAGATTACCTCAAAGCCTCCAAAACATTTATCAACCCTTATTCAGCAGATAGTCAACTTTTTAGGCATTATGCAAAACGAGTGGGCAGGTGCACAAGCCTTCAGCTCCTTTGACACCTATTTGGCACCTTTCGTAAAAAAAGACAATATGAATGAAACAAGCGTAAAGCAGTGCCTTCAAAGCTTTGTGTACGGTGTAAACACTCCCAGCCGCTGGGGTTCCCAAGCTCCCTTTACAAACATAACCTTGGATTGGGTATGTCCTCACGACCTTGCAAACCAAAGGGCCGTTGTAGGAGGCAAAACTCAAGACTTTACCTACGGCGACTGTCAAAAAGAGATGGACATGATAAATAAGCTCTTTATTGAACTCATGCTTGAAGGGGATGCCGCAGGCCGAGGTTTTCAATATCCTATTCCGACTTATAACATCACTTCGGATTTTGATTGGACAAGCCCTAATGCAAAATTGCTTTTTGAGATGACTGCCCGGTATGGTACGCCTTATTTTCAAAACTTTATAAATTCCGACCTAAACCCTGGGGATGTCCGTTCCATGTGCTGCCGGCTTCAACTGGATAAAAGGGAACTGCGTAAAAGAGGCGGAGGTCTTTTCGGCTCGGATGAGTTTACTGGCTCCATAGGGGTTGTAACCATCAATATGCCTCAGATCGGCTACCTATCAAAAACTGAAAAAGACTACTTTGACCGCTTAGACTATCTTATGGATATAGCAAAGCAAAGCCTTGAGATGAAGCGTAAGGTAATCGAAAAGCTCTTGGAAGGCGGCCTATTCCCCTATACAAAGAGGTATTTACATCATTTAAATAACCATTTTTCTACAATAGGTATTTGCGGTATGAACGAGTCCTGCCTAAACTTTTTGGGAGAGGATATTGTGAGCGCAAGAGGTAAGGACTTTGCCGAAAAGGTTTTAACATACATGAGAAACCGCCTTGCAGATTTTCAAGAAGAAACAGGCAGCTTGTTCAACCTTGAAGCTACTCCGGCAGAGAGTACCTCTTACAGGCTTGCCCGCCACGATAAAAATCAGTTCCCAGATATAATAACTTCAGGCGATGCCGAGCCATATTACACCAATTCAAGTCAGCTTCCCGTTGCCTATACTACCGATGTTTTTGAAGCCTTGGATCATCAAGAAAGTTTACAGCGTAAGTATACGGGCGGTACGGTTTTTCATATCTTCTTGGGCGAGTCTATAAAGGATTGGGAATCATGCAGAGATCTGGTTAAGGCGGTTGCAAACAATTACCGTATTCCTTATTTTTCAATTTCGCCGACATTTTCGATATGCCCGATTCACGGTTATCTTGAGGGCGAGCATTTTGAGTGCCCTTATTGCAAGCGTGAAAAGCAGGCCAAGCTGGAAGCAAAACTGGCCGAGCTTGAAAAAGAAAGGGCCGAAGTATTAAAAGCCTCTTCTAAAATTTAA
- the hflK gene encoding FtsH protease activity modulator HflK, whose amino-acid sequence MKQKKVDPSKVLGVLRTIIILIVIALIAFSGIKVIPTTDNGVVTRFGKYTKTLAPGLNFVIPFVDQVYKVPVKTVQKEEFGFRTSRSSERSEYQNAILNESSMLTGDLNIINVEWVIQYKIVDPKAWLFNVEEAQRNKTIRDVSKSVVNSLVGDRAIMDIISLDRDSISILARDQMNEKYKQVGLGISVSSVQLQNVVPPKEVQAAFEDVNIAIQDMNRLINEGKEAYNKEIPKAKGEAQKMIEEARGYASERINKAKGDVARFNAVYSEYVKAPDITRRRLYLETLDAIFKNNENITLIDKNLKNFLPLKELNKGGN is encoded by the coding sequence ATGAAGCAAAAAAAGGTTGATCCTTCAAAGGTTTTGGGAGTTTTACGCACAATAATAATATTGATAGTGATTGCCCTTATAGCCTTTTCGGGAATAAAAGTTATCCCCACAACAGATAACGGAGTTGTTACCCGTTTCGGTAAATATACAAAGACCCTTGCTCCGGGGCTTAACTTTGTCATTCCATTTGTAGACCAGGTTTACAAGGTTCCTGTTAAGACAGTACAAAAGGAAGAATTCGGCTTCCGAACTTCAAGATCCAGTGAAAGAAGCGAATATCAAAATGCTATTTTGAATGAGTCTTCTATGCTCACAGGAGATTTAAACATTATCAATGTTGAATGGGTAATCCAATACAAGATTGTTGACCCCAAGGCCTGGCTTTTTAATGTTGAGGAAGCTCAAAGAAATAAGACGATCAGGGATGTTTCAAAATCGGTTGTAAACAGCTTGGTAGGCGACAGGGCTATAATGGACATAATCAGTTTAGACCGTGACAGTATTTCTATCTTGGCAAGGGACCAAATGAACGAAAAATATAAACAGGTAGGACTTGGAATTTCAGTTTCATCGGTACAGCTTCAAAATGTCGTACCTCCCAAGGAAGTTCAAGCCGCCTTTGAGGATGTAAACATAGCAATTCAGGATATGAATAGGCTTATAAACGAAGGAAAAGAAGCCTACAACAAGGAAATCCCTAAGGCAAAGGGTGAAGCCCAAAAAATGATTGAAGAAGCCAGAGGTTATGCCTCCGAAAGAATCAACAAGGCAAAGGGTGATGTGGCCCGATTTAATGCCGTTTATTCCGAATATGTAAAGGCTCCCGACATTACGAGAAGAAGACTATACCTTGAAACCCTCGATGCTATTTTTAAAAATAATGAGAACATAACCCTCATCGATAAAAATTTAAAAAACTTTTTACCTTTAAAAGAATTAAATAAGGGAGGAAATTAA
- the hflC gene encoding protease modulator HflC, translating to MENYENANTEDINAESVQYEKDSSKNKIKPEKTKKDKNGLGWFFFIVIIFVLVFFLKPFYTLNEGNVAIITKFGAVVKTEKEAGLHFKMPLIHTVNKYTAKLLRLDGDPQKILTLEKQYLEVNTTSRWRIIDVKKFYESLTTYESAYSRLSDIVDSSVRDIISVNSLDDVVRSSNIINESRKTEEFNIDNAEVDLGSIKTEKVNFPVIKKGREALADEILDKANSQLDEFGLEVVDLIFKEIKYSDELENSVFSRMIKDRNQIAGTFRSTGDGEKLKILGELENEKRTILSQAYAEAERIKGDADAKAVAIYAESYGKSPEFYSFWKSMEIYKNSLPETEKILSTDMEYFQYLYKH from the coding sequence ATGGAAAACTATGAAAATGCAAATACTGAAGACATAAATGCTGAAAGTGTTCAATACGAAAAAGATTCTTCTAAAAATAAGATAAAGCCTGAAAAAACAAAAAAAGATAAAAACGGCTTGGGATGGTTTTTCTTTATAGTTATAATTTTTGTTTTAGTTTTTTTCTTAAAGCCTTTTTATACTTTAAATGAGGGCAATGTTGCTATTATCACAAAATTCGGTGCTGTCGTAAAGACCGAAAAAGAAGCCGGTCTTCATTTTAAAATGCCCTTGATTCATACCGTAAACAAGTATACGGCAAAACTCCTCCGCTTAGACGGTGATCCTCAAAAGATTCTTACCTTAGAAAAACAATACCTTGAGGTAAATACCACCAGCCGATGGCGTATAATCGACGTAAAAAAATTCTACGAATCCCTTACCACATATGAAAGTGCTTATTCACGCCTTTCGGATATAGTGGACTCATCGGTACGGGATATTATTTCGGTAAACAGTCTTGATGATGTTGTAAGAAGTTCCAACATCATAAACGAGAGTAGAAAAACCGAAGAATTTAATATCGATAATGCCGAAGTTGACCTCGGCTCGATAAAGACCGAAAAGGTAAATTTCCCTGTAATAAAAAAGGGAAGGGAAGCCCTTGCGGATGAAATTTTGGATAAGGCAAACAGCCAGCTTGACGAATTCGGTTTGGAAGTTGTCGACCTTATCTTTAAGGAAATTAAGTATTCCGATGAGCTTGAAAATTCGGTTTTCAGCCGAATGATAAAGGATAGAAATCAAATTGCAGGAACATTTAGGTCAACCGGCGACGGCGAAAAACTTAAAATCCTCGGAGAGTTGGAAAACGAAAAGCGGACTATCTTGTCTCAGGCCTATGCCGAGGCAGAAAGGATAAAGGGTGATGCCGATGCCAAGGCTGTTGCAATCTATGCCGAAAGCTACGGCAAGTCCCCCGAATTTTACAGCTTTTGGAAGAGTATGGAAATTTATAAAAATTCATTGCCCGAAACCGAAAAAATCCTTTCAACCGATATGGAATATTTTCAGTATTTGTATAAGCATTAA
- a CDS encoding periplasmic-type flagellar collar protein FlbB, giving the protein MRRSGTIGRIIVLLILIVLLVFGGLLWFDYLGLISSRSLFSPVYSLFGLKTAEGIAPLDADEMADLENDRYEKRLLALEVRSQELDKREEDVKLGENENKQVAEELDDRRLAIEEKEKNYNLLMIERDAREANILQIAKYINGMPPDKAVANLLSMDDQDVIDVLRAVEKMAIEEGKNSSVAYWFSLMPASRAAEIQRKMANKPVTFP; this is encoded by the coding sequence TTGAGAAGAAGCGGAACTATAGGACGAATTATTGTTCTTTTGATATTGATTGTTTTACTCGTTTTCGGAGGCCTATTGTGGTTTGATTATTTGGGGCTGATAAGCTCAAGGAGTCTTTTTTCTCCTGTTTACTCCCTTTTCGGCTTAAAAACTGCGGAGGGAATTGCTCCTTTAGATGCCGATGAGATGGCTGATTTGGAAAATGACCGCTATGAAAAACGCCTTTTAGCTTTAGAAGTCCGATCTCAGGAATTGGATAAAAGGGAAGAAGATGTTAAATTGGGAGAAAATGAAAATAAACAGGTTGCCGAGGAACTGGATGACCGCAGATTGGCTATAGAAGAAAAAGAAAAGAACTATAATCTTTTAATGATCGAAAGGGATGCCCGTGAAGCTAACATACTGCAGATAGCAAAATATATAAACGGAATGCCGCCGGATAAGGCTGTTGCTAATCTTCTTTCGATGGATGATCAGGATGTGATAGATGTGCTTAGGGCTGTAGAAAAGATGGCAATAGAGGAAGGTAAAAACTCTTCGGTGGCTTATTGGTTTTCTTTGATGCCTGCCTCCAGGGCTGCAGAGATTCAGCGTAAGATGGCAAATAAGCCTGTTACTTTTCCGTAA